The Spea bombifrons isolate aSpeBom1 chromosome 4, aSpeBom1.2.pri, whole genome shotgun sequence genome segment GAAGTTGataaaggaggaggaggaacgAGATCAAGCTTTGCTCAAGAGAGCTTCGTTAGACTTGAAGCTTCTCCCTGAGACAGAAGAGGACAAGAAACTTGCAGCTCTCCTCAGATACCGGAGCGTGGAGTGTGAGTAGATATGTTATGCAGAGATGTGTCTATATAGGAGGAGATAATTTTAATCCAGTATTTTTAACCCCGTTCtgattttcttctcttcatTCACCACCTTTCACAGCATATGatcaaagacagaaaaaaaaacgttcgGAGATATGCAACCGCTCCTGGTTTTCCCAAGGTGCAGACGGCAAGCAACAAACAGCAGGAAGTACCTTGAAAAAATTAGGAATCCACCCCAAATCTCCATCAACCCCACTAACTCCTGGAACAGCAGCTCTTGCGCATGGGCTTGTGCGGCGTGTTATAAAAAGGGATAAGGGTTCACAATCTGAAGGGGGGTGTACGACAGAAGCAGCTGAGGGAGACCATAGTGGAGAATTGCCAATGTGTAAAAACGATCTGGGGCAGAGGGGCCAACCTCATTCAGAGGAAGGACACAGTTCAACACAGGTTTTTGGGGCAACAACCACCCCTCCTGATACAGAAAACCCTTCCGCAGTCCCGTCTTCCATCTCGTGTCTTGTACCTGCGTATTCTGATTCCAGCTCTGGACCAGAGGACTAGTACTGCTGCACAGGaggatgtagaaaaaaaaaagacaatgccACCAGAATAtgatatttatgtaaatgttaagaagcagaaacaagaaataaatctAAGTTTATGAAGGTGGGGGTGTTTTTGGGCCATGCTTTGGCAGTACACAACAGTActcgttctgcgcatgcgcagacgGTTTTGTCCGTTCTGGGGAACTGTAAGCTGTTTCTGCGGAGTCGGTGGTGAGCTGAGTCCAAGCCTTGCTGGTTTTGGAGTTAGCGTTGAGCTACTTTTCAAATACTCATTGATTGTTACCCCTTAAAGTATTAAAACTGAAAAGGAGTGAGGACGGGAATGGAAGCTGCCATCGAAGCGGTTGGGTGGGATCTCAATTTATGGGCCTGCGAGTGGTTGGAACGGAACGCTTTAAGCATTACCCCCCCGTGATGTGGCCCACGTTGCAGCCACTAACTTGCATATAGTTAAAGCCATAGCTTGCTTTTTACAGCTGGGTCAAGTAAGTATTTAAAGATAGAGCCTCTAACATGCGCCCTGAGTGAGGGGTAATACTGTGTCGTTATGGTAACGGGAGTACTTTGGTTTTACCGACTTAATGATCTTACCATAATAAATGCTTACATgtcaaatttttattttgtaaagcgTGTGATGTTTTTTCCGGAACATACCGAACCTAATTTTTCCGTTAACCTAACTTTTCTGTTACGGGAGATTTCTACATAGCATAATCAcagattatatttcatttactcCAATTATTATATACAGTCCACGATATTTTGTCAGCCCCATAAGGGCTGTGATAAATGTTtatcaaataaacacacattCTACAATGTTCTGTGTTCTGGGGGAAGTGAATATATGTTTACTTAAGGTGAAGACAAGGATGTTCCGCTTGACTTATTTATGTGCATGGAATGAAGATGCGTTGCTATGGAAATCGGAACGCTTCCAGCGATCAATATGGCCGTCAAGCCTATGCTGCCCTTAACAAATACGGCGTCGATGTAAGGCTGCTGTAGGAGTTGAGCGGCTTTCAAGGGATTACGCCAACCAGTGCGCAGTACCACCCGGAAATAGAAAGTTAGAGACAGGAAGCGGAAGTTGTAGCGGTTACCTGGGTAAGATGTGATAGGAGCGTTTAACGCTTTAGCAAATTGTGTCAGGGCGCTGTGTTATCGCAGCTCATCTTCCCTCTATTGTGGTGTGAGGCCGGTCAGGGCCATTGCTGGCCGGTTTACATCATTGCAGTTGCCACTGTCTTCTCTTTTGCCCCATGTCCCCCGAGGTTTGTTTTTCTGTGGAGTGCATTGTTTACTGATGCCTGGAGCTGGTCCTCGGGGCTTTTTGTTCAATGGAGCCATGTCCGTTAACTAAAGGAAAATCGCTCCCCGCTATGCATTTATTATAGCACATCGTCTTGCATTGTGAAGCAGGAAAGTCAGTAAAAGGGTTAACTCCAAATTGTTTTTTAGTAGCTGTTACTGAATATTTTGCTCTCCCTTCTGTCTCTTTGCTTATATCTGTCCTGCAGCATCACTTTCCTCATTCTGGGATCTGCTCCCCATCTTCCACTTTATGACTTGTTTTGGGCTGCCCACTGCTGGGTTTAACCCTCCTTTCCTCCCTGCTCTGCGTCCTCTTTGCTCCCGGGCTCTGCCGCGTCCTCTTAGCTCCTTCGTCTTTCCTCCTGCCGCTGGGTTTTCCGTTCCTCCTTGATCCTGggtctgcccttcctgctgcaTGCTTTCTCCTTTCTTTGCCCGTCCTATGTCATCCTTTCCTCCCTGCTCCTGTCTTTGTCCTTTCTTGCGGACCTCCTTCCCATCGCATGGAGTTCTAGCTGCACCGGGTCTGTCTGCCCCAGCATTTCTCTGTTGTTGACAAGCACCCACCACTTATGTttccttccctttttttctgtatccCTGCCCACCGATTTCCTTTATACCTTCTCTGCATTGGACTAAACCCCCACACCTAGTCCTTAGAAATGTGTAGTTACTGATCTAACCTTATCCTCTTTGGTGTCAGtatgtataataatgtattttccacTTTATTTTAGATCTTCACAATACTGAAATCCGTCATGACATCCCTGGTAAGCCTGCCCCCCAGACCATCACGCATGCTGTCCACCGTGTTCCCCTCTCTACTGCTTTGAGagttggggtttattcactaaagagcgtTTTTACATTGGCATGTTTGTCCGGCAAGTTGGGAtgagctagccctgtataatacataattcaCTGGGtgcgttggggggggggtcttactgatttaagtatacattatacagggccagccaagctcttcctgcagcagaagctcgctGGAGTaaatcaaggagctgaaactctactctccctttagtgaataacctcTTTCATCGAAGTCAGTCCTGATTTCCCttctaacatttttattttttcctgtatgTTACTCCTTCTCTCACATCCCTTGTCCCTTAGCCTCTACTTTTCTCCTTCCCTACAATTACTGTAAAATCACTGCTCTAATAACGCACTTGTGTAATCTATAACTACATTTTGAAGAAGTCATGGTTTTTGTCTGCTTATTATACACCAACTATCTAAAAAgctacaaggaaaaaaaatctgtttataaCAAATGACATTTTACGGTAATAGATGAAATCCCCAAACCCCTCGGCCCGCTATTGCCCCCCCCTCTGTTTCCACATTGCTTTCCACAGGGGGTCTctcatatatttttgtactcTTCTCACACGCAGGACACCAGTCAGTCCTCCAGCGGGCAGTCTGTCACTGAATATGTGGTacgggttcccaggtatgtatctGCACTCCAAGTGTCTACTTACCCATAGAATCGCTCTGTGAGTAATGCCATATGTCGGGAACTGATCTTAACTGATTAACTCACTTTGCTTCTTCTCCTGTTGGTTCTGTATAATGTACAAAAGAACCCTGTAAATCCAGGGAATGGGTCGACTCTTCCCCCATGctgataaatagaattttcctcCCATCTTCCTTTTCAagtaattgatttgtggaaatcCTTTAGCTTTGCGTTTAAGGCACAGTGAATGCTTGCCAATagagtttattttctttttttgcccgCAACACTCAGATACGGTGAACTAAATACTGATCTCTGTCCATAGTTTTATCCAATGTGTTCTCTCACAatctatgtgtaaaaaaaaaaagagagagaaaaaaagtacTGCCTTCTCTATATACAGTaggtcagggctcgacaaatcccaggcgccaggtcgccatggcgacagagaattttgtcctggcgcctaggttttgtcagcctcttacatccagaaaaaattgtggatgtaagaggctgagtcaccacatgggggcgctgttgctgtctgcccagaagtctgggcagacagcacagcccctcagagcccgccccccgagcctgagatcactcccacggagtgatcctgtaggctgaaaacgcggttgctggaaaagcagcactcgtgttttcagctgccacaggcagcctcagggaaggggtttgtgtgttgattgggtccccacacaagtctggggacctcacccaacaccccccagctgcctgatcgctccatgggagcgacagcgcagcgttaaccccttcaatggcgcgatcgcggcatttaggggttaattcccgttttgggggctttgctgctggtggtctgcctggaagcccaggcagaccagcaacagcaaaaacgagcccccacaagccctttgatgactcctgtaggtatggaagcctacagcagtcatcaaagagactccctctgcaatggctggtctatagaccagaaattgagtcccagctgccagaggcagcttcagggacaggggagagggttcttcggtctccacatgagtgtggagaccagccccaacaccccccccccccccgctgcctgatcgctccctgagagcgacagtgcagtgttaactcCTTCAataccgcgatcgcggcgttttaggggttaactcccgttttgtaaggggctctgctgccggtggtctgcctggaagcccaggcagaccagcaacagcaaaaaaaaacgagcccccacaagccctgtgatgattcctgtaggcatagaagcctacagcagtcatcatagactcccccctgcactggctggtctatagaccagcaattgcttcccagctgccagaggcagcttcagggacagggggagagggttctttggtctcgccatgagtgtggagaccagccccaacacccccctgctgcctgatcactccatgagagcgacggtgcagcgttaaccccttcaatgccacaattgtgtatgacacattcgtggcattgcaggggttaacatttgtccccacaagcttgtggggactaaatatctgtcaatgctgtgctccaatggaacatcagcatcgaaagagttaaaaaaatgaaaaaaatgtatttaaaaaaaaaaaaacaaacagcactgacctgaaagtccagggtgcttccaggtcaaacgctgtgagtttagtaagtgggctgatgatgatcagatcactcctgaccaactgttagtttaaaaaaatcctggctcctaacttttttacctggcgcctagattcacaacaaatttgtcaagccctgcagtAGGTGTATTTAATTTCATTACGGATGAGCAAATCTTATGCTGTCTCTTTAAacagacattttaataaaataatgtaactcTCTCTTGTACAGGAATCCCAGTAAGAGATACAATCTCATGGCTTTCAATGCTGAAGATAAAGTGGATTTCTCCACGTGGAACCAGGTAGTGTACATGCTAgtgtctgttttatttatttatggttttatatggcgccatcaaattccgtagcgctgtacaatgggtagacaggacataaaaagtagtatgttacattacaaatcgactaacagagacaacaggtgagccGGCTgagtgtattgtaatttatttatctgtcttgtatctatgtatgtgggATATTGGGTGCATAATAAGTCCTTCAGACTGAAAAGGTGCCTGTgatggtggtagatacatggagcaAATAGTAGAGGCTGATgaagtgagagaatttaaacggGCATGGGATTGGCGTAAAGTTATCTGAACCTAACACAAGACCAAGAATtgactccagccatcatatgcactttaatacaaacGATAGTTGCAAGGTCTGTTTTTGCAGATACATGGGGTATTCTTCAGAATCCCCCTAAATGCACTTGCTGCTTTCCCCTGCCGGAGAAGCATTTGGCTGAATACATCTCCTGCCACGCGATGTtctcacctccagtcagctctgGCTCTGCTGAACCCTGCATTCAGACTTCTGCAACTAATTGACATCTTAAGCaaccaatttattttcattttggaagCGTGCAGTACTTACAGCGTGTTAGGGTTACTcgtagtactttaatatgcattcttctatggTAGGGGTGTCGGGGACATGAGACCGTCCCTTTTTAAGATCTGAGCATCTGCATCAGGAAAATGTGCAGAATGGTCAAATTCTAGatttctgtgctttttttgccccaatcttcTCTGTGTCAATGGGaggagaaatgtatttttgcatTGTTGGTTCCAGCAAGATGCCTTTGAATTATCATGGCCGGCCGTTGATATTGTTGATCTTATTAGACTTGTCACCTATATGTTCCATAGGCTCGCATGGAAAGAGACTTGAGCGCTAAGAAGATGTATCAGGAAGAGGAGCTTCCAGACTCTGGAGCAGGGAGTGAATTCAACCGCAAACAGAGAGAGGAGTCCCGGAGGAAGAAATACGGTATTATCCTAAAAGAATTCAAGACAGAGGACCAGCCGTGGGTTCTGCGGGTGAACGGCAAAGCAGGACGCAGGTAACTGATACAGATGCCAGCAATGTATGGCTGATGTGCTACGTGCGATAACAGATGCACATGGTCACTGTCTGTTCCTGTATCCACATAGGTACAAAGGGGTGAAAAAAGGTGGCGTGACGGAGAACGCCTCCTACTACATTTTCACTCAGTGCCCTGATGGAGCCTTTGAAGCCTTTCCTGTCTCAAACTGGTACAACTTCACTCCATTGGCCAAACATCGTACCCTGACTGCAGAGGAGGCCGAACAAGAATGGGAAAGGTGAGACTTCTCTTAAACAGTTAAATCAGTATGGAGCTTAATGATGGTATTGGCCCGTAATATGGCATGTGTTGAGCTGTGTGATGGAAAACCTTGATAGAAGGTTTTCATTGGTTATGAAATTATCTCCCGAAAATGATTTCTGGTATTATGAGCTATTTAGTACCAGAAATCATTttctatggggcacggagtctgtccctcccaccgcagggtgacacagacagcagggggctatggggcacggagtctgtccctcccaccgcagggtgacagacagcagggggctatggggcactgagtctgtccctccccccgcagggtgacacagacaggagggagctatggggcacggagtctgcccctcccactgcagggCGACAGATAGAGGAGAGAGCTATGGGACACGGTGCCTATTTCTCCCACTAAAAAGGTATAAGAGAGGGTGACATGGGGACTCTGTCTCATAACACGGTTTTTCAGAAAGGAATTCTAGCACTTACACTGGAGTGGGAGGAACAAAGTGTAACATGGCTCAGTTTATTATACTATTGTCTCAGAAGTATTAATCCTAACATTTGATCGCCTTACAGACATAATAAAATCCTCAATCACTTGAGCATCATGCAACAGCGTCGTCTAAAAGACCAAGGGGGagaagatgaggaggaggaggaaggtgCGGCAAAGCAAGATAAGGGAGGAAAGATAAAGAATGACTTAAAAATTCACGATATAGAGGATGAACCAGACCGTTCCAGTGAGAGTGGGGAAGAAGGTGAGAGGGCACACAAACTTTGCAGGAAAGTAAACGTAAGAAACTGAATGACCGGTATTCGAGCTTCCAGATGAGAGTCGAGGGGTGGGTTCATCAAGATTGATTATCCCCCTATAATCCTGAACCTTTGGCTGTTTGGGGAATGAACAGTGAAATAGGGAAGGGAGCTGATATTGTGGAAGTAAGCTTTAAAGCAAAATCAACATCATCCTTCCCctctctttctgtcttttcAATTTTTTCCATGATTAAGGAGAGCGTCGGGTGAAGCCCCAGAAAAAGCCTGCTGCTCAGAGCAAGAAGCAAGAATCTGATAACGAGGCGCTCGAGGACAGTGATGATGGCGACTTTGAGGGACAGGAAGTGGATTACATGTTTGAAAGCAGGTGAGTGTAAAGATGGGGTGATCTGAATTCAAATGCAGTGGAATGGTCTAAAATTGGCTCTtgggacaacactgaagaaattacactctgctacaatgtaaagtagtgagtgtacagcctgtataacagtgtaaatttactgtcccctcaaaataacacacaaccaTTAGTGTCTCAACCTTGGCAACAGGTTTAGACATTAGGGGTTTAGAAACccataagtggaaatgtccaaattggggccaataagccatttcccctccctggtgtcatgtgactcgttagtttTACAAGTTCTCacgtgtgaatggggagcaggtgtgttaaatttggtgttttcGCTATCACATTCTCTCATACCAGTCACTGGAAGTtaaacatggcacctcatggcaaataactctgaggatctgaataaaagaattgttgctctacataaagatggcctgggctataagaagattgccaagaccctgaaactgagctgcagcacggt includes the following:
- the LOC128492310 gene encoding general transcription factor IIF subunit 1-like — its product is MTSLDTSQSSSGQSVTEYVVRVPRNPSKRYNLMAFNAEDKVDFSTWNQARMERDLSAKKMYQEEELPDSGAGSEFNRKQREESRRKKYGIILKEFKTEDQPWVLRVNGKAGRRYKGVKKGGVTENASYYIFTQCPDGAFEAFPVSNWYNFTPLAKHRTLTAEEAEQEWERHNKILNHLSIMQQRRLKDQGGEDEEEEEGAAKQDKGGKIKNDLKIHDIEDEPDRSSESGEEGERRVKPQKKPAAQSKKQESDNEALEDSDDGDFEGQEVDYMFESRAKAVVRRELPKHQRDLIVERYRSGEGYKKISKALDIPWNTVKAVIIKWRKYGTTETLPRTGRPSKIDEKTRRKLVKEVCKRPTATLKELQEFLASTGCVLHVATISRILHMNGLWGRVAKR
- the YJU2B gene encoding probable splicing factor YJU2B, giving the protein MGERKGTNKYYPPDFDPAKHGSLNRYRNSHPLRERARKLSQGILIIRFEMPYNIWCDGCKNHIGMGVRYNAEKKKMGNYYTTPIYRFRMKCHLCVNYIEMQTDPANCDYVIVSGAQRKEERWDMSENEQILTTEHEQKQKLETDSMFRLEHGVADKEKLQKAVPSLSELQEVQSTWKDDFAINSLLRSKFREEKKLIKEEEERDQALLKRASLDLKLLPETEEDKKLAALLRYRSVESYDQRQKKKRSEICNRSWFSQGADGKQQTAGSTLKKLGIHPKSPSTPLTPGTAALAHGLVRRVIKRDKGSQSEGGCTTEAAEGDHSGELPMCKNDLGQRGQPHSEEGHSSTQVFGATTTPPDTENPSAVPSSISCLVPAYSDSSSGPED